One genomic region from Muriicola soli encodes:
- the truB gene encoding tRNA pseudouridine(55) synthase TruB: MDLNSKEEFLDGQVLLIDKPLEWSSFQAVSSIKWTIRKKFNLKKIKVGHAGTLDPLATGLLVICTGRFTKKIPEIQGQTKEYTGTITLGATTPSYDLETEIDQEYNTGHISEEKIRETTSQFVGKIDQKPPIFSALKKDGKRLYEYAREGQEVVIKTREVEITTFEITSIEMPRVHFRVVCSKGTYIRSLAHDFGQALGSGGHLSELRRTKIGLYNVNNAVTPPEFRAMYLPE, from the coding sequence ATGGACTTGAATTCCAAAGAAGAGTTTCTGGATGGGCAAGTACTGCTTATTGATAAGCCCCTTGAATGGAGTTCATTCCAGGCGGTGAGCTCTATCAAATGGACTATCCGGAAAAAATTCAACCTGAAAAAGATAAAAGTCGGACACGCAGGAACACTCGATCCCCTTGCAACCGGCTTGCTTGTGATCTGTACGGGAAGATTCACCAAAAAAATCCCTGAAATTCAGGGACAGACCAAAGAGTATACAGGCACCATTACTTTAGGTGCAACCACTCCTTCCTACGATCTGGAAACGGAAATAGACCAGGAGTACAATACCGGTCATATTTCTGAAGAAAAAATAAGGGAGACGACTTCCCAATTTGTAGGGAAGATTGATCAGAAACCTCCTATTTTCTCAGCCTTAAAAAAAGATGGAAAACGTTTGTACGAGTATGCCAGGGAAGGACAGGAGGTAGTGATTAAGACACGGGAAGTAGAAATAACTACCTTCGAAATCACCTCAATTGAAATGCCGAGGGTACATTTCAGAGTAGTGTGTAGTAAGGGCACCTATATCAGGTCTCTCGCACACGATTTTGGGCAGGCGTTGGGTTCAGGAGGTCATCTTTCTGAACTGAGAAGAACCAAAATAGGCCTGTACAACGTAAATAATGCAGTAACACCCCCCGAATTCAGGGCAATGTACTTGCCGGAATAA
- a CDS encoding undecaprenyl-diphosphate phosphatase, translated as MDIIDAIILGIVQGLTEFLPVSSSGHLELGKAILGDDSIPQDSLLFTVVLHFATALSTLVVFRADVWNILKGLFRFRWNEETVFSMKVILSMLPAALIGFLFEEQLERLFGENVVLVGFMLIVTALLLYLADRAKETQKQVSFLNAFVVGISQAIAILPGISRSGATISTSVLLGIDKNKATRFSFLMVVPLIFGKMAKDIFSGEIDFHSTQMASLTAGFLAAFFAGLLACIWMIKLVRQSKLEYFAIYCFLVGIIAIVVGYWN; from the coding sequence TTGGATATCATAGACGCCATTATTCTGGGCATCGTACAGGGACTGACAGAGTTTCTGCCGGTTTCATCTAGCGGGCATTTAGAGCTCGGAAAGGCCATTCTTGGAGACGACTCTATCCCACAGGACAGTTTATTGTTTACGGTAGTCCTGCACTTCGCAACTGCTTTAAGCACCTTGGTGGTTTTCAGAGCAGATGTTTGGAATATCCTCAAAGGTCTGTTTCGCTTCAGGTGGAACGAGGAAACAGTATTTTCGATGAAAGTTATCCTTTCAATGCTCCCTGCTGCCCTGATTGGCTTTTTATTTGAGGAGCAACTTGAGCGTCTTTTTGGAGAAAATGTCGTTTTAGTCGGTTTTATGCTGATCGTAACGGCCTTACTTCTCTATCTCGCAGACCGGGCGAAAGAAACTCAAAAACAAGTCAGCTTCCTCAACGCATTCGTGGTGGGCATTTCACAAGCCATCGCAATACTGCCCGGTATTTCCAGAAGTGGAGCAACAATTTCAACTTCAGTTCTTCTGGGAATTGACAAGAACAAGGCTACCCGTTTCTCTTTTTTAATGGTAGTCCCGCTTATTTTTGGAAAGATGGCAAAAGATATCTTTAGCGGGGAGATCGATTTTCATAGTACACAGATGGCATCCCTTACTGCCGGATTTCTCGCCGCCTTTTTCGCGGGTTTGTTGGCCTGCATCTGGATGATCAAATTGGTAAGGCAAAGTAAATTAGAGTATTTTGCTATCTATTGTTTCCTGGTGGGGATTATCGCGATAGTGGTAGGCTATTGGAACTAG